One stretch of Thermanaerosceptrum fracticalcis DNA includes these proteins:
- the ilvC gene encoding ketol-acid reductoisomerase, which translates to MAKMFYDDDANLSYLEGKKVAVIGYGSQGHAQAQNLKDSGVDVIVGLRADSASWAKAEEDGLKVYTVPEAAQMADVIQILIPDEKQAETYKKEILPGLAPGKALVFSHGFNIHFGQIKPPADVDVFMVAPKGPGHMVRRLYKEGIGIPGLIAVHQNATGKAMELGLAYAKGIGCTRAGVLLTTFKEETETDLFGEQCVLCGGLTELVRAGFDTLVEAGYQPESAYFECLHELKLIVDLMYEDGIAGMRYSISDTAEYGDMVIGRRIINEETRKEMKKILREIQDGSFAKEWILENQAGRPRYNAIKRMDEQHLVETVGKELRSYMPWLKRR; encoded by the coding sequence ATGGCAAAAATGTTTTATGATGACGATGCTAATTTAAGTTACCTGGAAGGGAAAAAAGTGGCGGTTATCGGTTATGGCAGCCAGGGTCATGCCCAGGCCCAGAACCTTAAAGATAGCGGCGTTGACGTTATTGTTGGCTTAAGAGCGGATAGCGCTTCCTGGGCCAAGGCCGAAGAGGATGGCCTTAAAGTTTATACGGTACCTGAGGCGGCCCAAATGGCTGATGTGATCCAGATCTTAATTCCTGATGAAAAACAGGCGGAAACCTATAAAAAAGAAATTCTTCCCGGTTTGGCTCCCGGTAAAGCCTTAGTTTTCTCCCATGGTTTTAACATTCACTTTGGCCAAATTAAACCTCCTGCTGATGTGGATGTCTTTATGGTGGCCCCCAAGGGTCCTGGTCATATGGTAAGAAGGTTATACAAGGAAGGAATCGGGATCCCCGGTTTAATTGCCGTACACCAGAACGCTACCGGTAAAGCCATGGAACTGGGTTTGGCTTACGCCAAAGGCATTGGCTGCACCAGAGCCGGAGTCCTTTTAACTACCTTTAAAGAGGAAACAGAGACTGACCTCTTCGGCGAGCAGTGTGTCCTGTGCGGTGGCCTCACCGAACTGGTAAGAGCAGGTTTTGATACCCTGGTAGAAGCCGGTTACCAGCCAGAATCCGCTTATTTCGAGTGCCTCCATGAGTTAAAGCTGATTGTTGACCTGATGTATGAGGATGGTATTGCCGGCATGAGATACTCTATCAGCGACACGGCTGAATATGGTGATATGGTGATTGGACGGCGTATTATCAACGAAGAGACCAGAAAAGAAATGAAAAAGATATTACGGGAAATTCAGGATGGATCTTTCGCCAAGGAATGGATCTTGGAGAACCAGGCGGGTCGGCCCCGTTATAATGCCATCAAACGTATGGATGAACAACATTTGGTGGAAACAGTTGGTAAAGAACTAAGAAGTTATATGCCCTGGTTGAAGAGAAGATAG
- the ilvN gene encoding acetolactate synthase small subunit produces MRHTLAVLVENHPGVLSRVAGLFARRGYNIESLVVGETEDKTVSRITLVVEGDEKVIEQVSKQLNKQVDVIKVNDITNEETVERQLLLLKVAADPPVRQEIMQIVEIFRCRIVDIGRRSLIIEATGDEEKIQAIIKSLQPFGIQELVRTGKVAMVRGQK; encoded by the coding sequence ATGAGACACACATTAGCCGTATTAGTTGAGAACCACCCCGGTGTCTTATCCAGGGTTGCAGGACTTTTTGCCCGCCGAGGCTATAATATTGAGAGCCTGGTAGTGGGTGAAACTGAAGATAAAACGGTTTCACGGATCACCCTGGTAGTTGAAGGTGATGAAAAGGTCATCGAGCAGGTGAGCAAACAACTGAATAAACAGGTAGATGTTATCAAGGTAAATGATATTACCAACGAGGAGACGGTGGAAAGACAGCTTTTGCTCCTAAAGGTGGCGGCTGACCCCCCGGTGCGCCAGGAGATTATGCAGATTGTGGAGATTTTCCGTTGCCGCATTGTCGATATTGGACGGCGTTCTCTCATTATTGAAGCTACCGGAGACGAGGAAAAAATCCAGGCTATTATTAAATCTCTCCAGCCCTTTGGCATCCAGGAACTGGTAAGAACCGGCAAAGTGGCTATGGTAAGAGGACAAAAATAA